A region from the Parasphingopyxis sp. CP4 genome encodes:
- a CDS encoding LCCL domain-containing protein, with amino-acid sequence MFRMIAIGFAMVVAVMLVPVDSPAPAMQAGLQACPDNATAYRGTGGTYSCFCSASAARSGSVWGTQFYSDDSSICRAAVHDGWIDENGGQITFHVSHGMGGYDASFNNGVQSNDWGEWDGTFIFSVNGLPTCPENATRFRGSAESYRCFCPAQNIEAGSVWGTRVYTDDSSICRAAMHSGSATYHGGYVTLRPLPGQSGYRGSDNNGIRTNDYGAWSGSFTFE; translated from the coding sequence ATGTTTCGAATGATCGCTATAGGTTTCGCAATGGTCGTTGCCGTGATGCTGGTACCGGTCGACAGTCCGGCTCCGGCCATGCAGGCGGGCCTGCAAGCGTGCCCGGACAATGCCACCGCCTATCGCGGCACAGGCGGCACCTATAGCTGTTTTTGTTCAGCATCGGCGGCGCGGTCAGGCTCTGTCTGGGGGACGCAATTCTATTCCGACGATTCCAGCATTTGCCGCGCGGCTGTTCATGACGGCTGGATAGACGAAAATGGCGGTCAGATTACCTTCCATGTGAGCCACGGGATGGGTGGCTATGATGCGAGCTTCAACAATGGCGTTCAGAGCAATGACTGGGGCGAGTGGGACGGTACTTTCATTTTTTCCGTCAACGGTCTCCCAACCTGCCCGGAGAATGCCACCAGATTTCGCGGCAGCGCGGAATCATATCGCTGTTTTTGCCCGGCGCAGAATATCGAGGCCGGCTCGGTCTGGGGCACGCGTGTCTATACCGATGATTCCAGCATCTGCCGCGCGGCGATGCATTCGGGATCTGCCACCTATCATGGCGGTTATGTAACCCTGCGCCCATTGCCCGGGCAGAGTGGGTATCGGGGGTCGGACAATAACGGCATCCGGACAAACGATTATGGCGCCTGGTCCGGAAGCTTCACATTTGAATAG
- a CDS encoding LCCL domain-containing protein, with protein sequence MPRIAIFLMLALFAFVPLSMSSSGEAMFQRVNDCPSNAVRFRGRNGALTCHCTARRSDDGSVWGTSVYSENSRICRAAVHDGRISERGGNVRIVFLGARASYQGSRRNGVRSRGAGRAASSFRFAGGNFGGQPDYGDPDFGNRRDCPSDATQYRGGGQRSCFCDSGSTRNGRIWGTRVYAQESRICRAALHAGVIGDRGGMVSFDLRAGQFSYEGSRRNGVRSRDYGRSARSIDFRAGGSDYIPPNSPYPPLRPAPGGEVRNCAGNGLSLRASPGGVTCRCTRTGVSGGQVFGTDVYSERSAICRAALHAGVVGRNGGVVSVVSASGRDQYRGSQRNGVSTQQAGPAQYSFRFRR encoded by the coding sequence ATGCCGCGAATAGCCATATTCCTGATGCTCGCGCTGTTTGCCTTTGTACCGCTGTCGATGTCTTCGTCAGGTGAGGCGATGTTTCAGCGGGTGAATGACTGTCCGTCCAACGCGGTTCGCTTTCGCGGCCGAAACGGGGCGCTAACATGCCACTGCACCGCACGCAGGTCTGACGATGGCTCGGTCTGGGGAACGAGTGTCTATTCGGAAAACAGTCGGATCTGCCGGGCCGCGGTGCATGACGGTCGCATTTCAGAGCGCGGCGGCAATGTCCGGATTGTCTTTCTTGGCGCGCGCGCCAGCTATCAGGGATCTCGGCGCAATGGCGTACGGTCTCGCGGTGCAGGCCGGGCCGCGTCCAGTTTCCGATTTGCGGGCGGCAATTTTGGCGGCCAGCCGGATTATGGCGATCCCGACTTTGGCAATCGCCGCGACTGCCCTTCCGATGCCACCCAGTATCGCGGCGGTGGCCAGCGGTCCTGCTTTTGCGATTCCGGCTCGACGCGCAACGGCCGCATCTGGGGCACACGGGTCTATGCGCAGGAATCCCGCATCTGCCGGGCCGCGCTTCATGCCGGCGTGATCGGCGATCGTGGTGGCATGGTGAGCTTCGATCTGCGCGCCGGGCAATTCTCCTATGAAGGATCGCGGCGCAATGGCGTGCGCTCTCGCGACTATGGCCGCTCGGCCCGATCCATCGATTTTCGCGCTGGTGGCAGTGATTATATTCCGCCCAACAGCCCCTATCCGCCGCTCCGGCCCGCTCCGGGTGGCGAAGTCCGTAACTGTGCGGGCAATGGCCTGTCCCTGCGAGCGTCGCCTGGTGGCGTAACCTGCCGCTGCACCCGCACTGGCGTCAGCGGCGGCCAGGTCTTCGGCACCGATGTGTATAGCGAGCGGTCGGCGATCTGCCGGGCCGCGCTGCATGCCGGCGTCGTCGGTCGTAACGGGGGTGTAGTCTCGGTCGTTTCAGCCAGTGGTCGGGACCAGTATCGCGGTTCCCAGCGCAATGGTGTGTCGACTCAGCAGGCTGGGCCGGCCCAATATAGCTTCCGCTTCAGGCGCTAG
- a CDS encoding thioesterase family protein, with product MSFSHQVTARAEHIDELGHVNNAVWVQWIQELAVAHWNAVADPAHIDAYIWVVIRHEIDYLRPALEGDVVTGTTWIEEGPKGARFNRYMEFAGADGKPRIRAKTTWAMIDRETGRPKRVTDEIAAPFFDGNSSA from the coding sequence ATGTCTTTCTCTCACCAAGTCACCGCCCGCGCCGAGCATATCGACGAGCTGGGCCATGTGAATAATGCGGTCTGGGTCCAATGGATCCAGGAGCTGGCCGTTGCGCATTGGAATGCGGTCGCCGATCCAGCGCATATCGACGCCTATATCTGGGTCGTGATCCGGCATGAGATCGATTATCTGCGTCCGGCACTCGAAGGCGATGTGGTGACCGGCACGACCTGGATCGAGGAAGGGCCCAAGGGCGCGCGCTTCAACCGCTATATGGAATTTGCCGGTGCCGACGGAAAACCGCGAATCCGCGCCAAGACGACATGGGCGATGATCGATCGGGAAACCGGCCGGCCAAAGCGCGTGACAGACGAGATCGCCGCGCCATTTTTTGACGGCAATTCTAGCGCCTGA
- a CDS encoding S9 family peptidase yields MSSRSLIAAVSLLAFSTPAFAQEESSSVPETAATTLPEPPVAERRPHSFTMHGITVEDPYHWLKDQSYPEIDDEDVLDYVRAENTYFEAVMAPHEALIETLYNEMRGRLPENDSSVPIRDGAFEYWYAYNEGQEYRLWYRRPVAGGADELLLDENALAEGHEQFSLGTIAISPDAQLLAYSTDTDGAERYTLRIRDLSTGEDLPDAVPGILGRAIWSADSSALVYTPVDENWRSKVAMLHRLGSETDTDVELYREAEEGMEIGIDQTQSRRFLTISAGDNVTNEVRLVPLADLSAEPVLVSPRVTDRQYGVEERDGTLYVLTNQDHVNFSVMTAPLGDPGNWRTAIAGSDEFYITGLTTFADFFVIEGRDRGLDQVQIWNYSFAPPTAVEFPEASYDAGLGPVAEFDTTTIRIDYESMITPDTDFGYDVTSGELTTLKVQQVPSGYDASQYRTERLEIEARDGVMVPVSLVYHGDTEIGPDTPVHLYAYGAYGYAVPPVFSTRQLSLTNRGFIFAIAHVRGGDDLGYQWYLDGKLDRRTNTFNDFVDVARGLIDRGYTSAGRIAASGGSAGGELMGVVLNTDPDVWGAVVAEVPFVDVLNTMLDTSLPLTPGEWPEWGNPITSADDFRLIQSYSPYDNVSAQDYPPIMVTAGLNDPRVTYWEPAKWTARLRHLRTDDNLTVLRTNMGAGHQGQSGRFQSLRDEAEAQAFMLTQLGVEE; encoded by the coding sequence ATGTCATCCCGCTCCCTGATCGCTGCCGTCAGCCTGCTCGCCTTTTCAACGCCTGCCTTTGCCCAAGAAGAAAGTTCGTCCGTGCCAGAAACCGCCGCCACCACCCTGCCCGAACCACCGGTTGCCGAACGCCGCCCGCACAGCTTCACCATGCACGGCATCACGGTCGAAGATCCCTATCATTGGCTGAAAGACCAGAGCTATCCGGAAATCGATGACGAGGATGTCCTCGACTATGTACGCGCAGAAAACACTTATTTTGAAGCGGTTATGGCGCCCCATGAGGCGCTGATCGAGACGCTCTACAATGAGATGCGCGGCCGCTTGCCGGAAAATGATTCCAGCGTGCCGATCCGCGATGGCGCGTTCGAATATTGGTATGCCTATAATGAAGGCCAGGAATATCGCCTCTGGTATCGCCGACCGGTCGCTGGCGGTGCAGACGAACTGCTGCTGGACGAAAATGCGCTTGCCGAAGGCCATGAGCAGTTCAGTCTTGGCACCATCGCGATCAGCCCCGATGCCCAGTTGCTCGCTTACTCCACCGATACCGATGGCGCGGAACGCTATACGCTGAGGATTCGCGATCTGAGCACTGGCGAAGATTTGCCAGATGCCGTTCCCGGCATTCTCGGCCGGGCCATCTGGTCTGCTGATTCATCGGCGCTCGTCTACACGCCGGTCGACGAAAATTGGCGCAGCAAGGTTGCAATGCTGCATCGCCTCGGCAGCGAAACAGACACAGATGTCGAGCTCTACCGCGAAGCCGAAGAGGGCATGGAAATCGGCATCGACCAGACCCAGTCCCGCCGTTTCCTGACGATCAGTGCCGGCGACAATGTGACCAATGAAGTCCGCCTTGTGCCGCTTGCCGATCTGTCAGCAGAACCCGTTCTCGTCTCGCCACGCGTCACGGACCGCCAATATGGCGTCGAGGAGCGCGACGGGACGCTCTATGTCCTCACCAATCAGGATCATGTGAATTTCAGCGTCATGACCGCCCCGCTGGGCGATCCCGGCAATTGGCGTACGGCAATCGCCGGGTCCGATGAGTTCTACATTACCGGCCTCACCACCTTTGCCGATTTTTTTGTGATCGAAGGCCGTGATCGCGGGCTCGATCAGGTGCAGATCTGGAATTACAGCTTTGCGCCGCCGACCGCGGTAGAATTCCCCGAAGCCAGCTATGATGCGGGATTGGGGCCGGTTGCCGAGTTCGATACGACCACGATCCGGATTGATTATGAATCGATGATCACACCCGATACCGATTTTGGTTATGACGTTACGAGCGGCGAGCTCACCACGCTCAAGGTCCAGCAGGTTCCGTCCGGCTATGATGCCAGCCAGTATCGGACCGAGCGGCTTGAGATCGAAGCGCGCGACGGAGTGATGGTCCCTGTCAGCCTTGTCTATCATGGCGATACCGAGATCGGCCCGGATACGCCGGTCCATCTCTATGCCTATGGCGCCTATGGCTATGCCGTGCCGCCGGTCTTCTCGACCCGGCAATTGAGCCTCACCAATCGCGGCTTCATCTTTGCCATCGCCCATGTCCGGGGCGGCGATGATCTCGGATATCAATGGTATCTCGACGGCAAGCTTGATCGCCGCACCAATACGTTCAACGATTTTGTCGATGTCGCACGCGGCCTGATCGATCGCGGCTATACCAGCGCTGGTCGTATCGCGGCCTCGGGCGGTTCTGCGGGCGGCGAGCTGATGGGCGTTGTCCTCAACACCGATCCGGATGTCTGGGGCGCGGTGGTGGCCGAAGTGCCCTTTGTCGACGTGCTCAACACGATGCTCGATACCTCACTGCCGCTGACCCCGGGTGAATGGCCCGAATGGGGCAACCCGATCACATCGGCCGACGATTTCCGGCTAATCCAGAGCTACTCACCCTATGACAATGTGAGCGCCCAGGATTATCCGCCGATCATGGTCACCGCCGGGCTCAACGATCCGCGCGTCACCTATTGGGAGCCCGCTAAATGGACCGCCCGGCTGCGCCATCTGCGCACCGACGATAATCTCACCGTGCTGCGCACCAATATGGGTGCCGGGCATCAGGGCCAGTCGGGCCGCTTCCAGTCGCTGCGCGATGAAGCCGAGGCGCAAGCCTTCATGCTGACGCAGCTTGGGGTGGAAGAATAG
- a CDS encoding aminopeptidase P family protein gives MSSYEDRLKALREELASRKLSGFVVPLTDEHMSEYVGAYAQRLAWLTGFQGSAGSAVVMPEEAAIFTDGRYTIQVREQVDGDHWDYVGVPGTSIAEWLAAHADNGARIGYDPWLHTRQWVKSAEKALAEKGAELVAVDTNPIDAVWPDKPLPSEAKLIVHEDSYAGKSSAEKRQEMSDSMAEKGVDAAVLAALDSIAWTLNVRGADVDHTPVALAYAVVHKDATADLYVEPDKMSEDVLRHLGNGVRVHDRSAFKGSLASFKGKKVIADPERAVSAIFQALDDGGATIMAETEPAVLPKAIKNAVELQGSRDSHERDGAALVRFLHWLSLEAPKGGVTEMSAAKRLQQFREENPLLRDLSFDAISGTGPHAALPHYRVTEESSLPLEMDQIYLVDSGGQYPDGTTDVTRTVIIGTPTDEMRDRFTRVLKGHIALATALFPLATRGSQLDSFARMHLWQAGLDYMHGTGHGVGSFLGVHEGPQRISAANYPGSGWDEPLHAGMILSNEPGYYKAGEYGIRIENLVAVEEREIEGGEATMLGFETLTFAPIDHKLIDTNLLSPAERDWVDGYHADVIAKIGPHLDDATAAWLGEVCAPLD, from the coding sequence ATGTCCAGCTATGAAGACCGTCTCAAGGCCCTGCGCGAAGAGCTAGCCAGTCGCAAACTGTCCGGCTTTGTCGTGCCGCTCACCGATGAGCATATGAGCGAATATGTCGGCGCCTATGCGCAGCGTCTCGCCTGGCTCACCGGTTTCCAGGGCTCCGCCGGTTCGGCTGTTGTGATGCCGGAAGAGGCCGCGATCTTCACCGATGGCCGCTACACGATCCAGGTCCGCGAACAGGTGGATGGCGATCATTGGGACTATGTTGGCGTGCCGGGTACGAGCATTGCCGAATGGCTCGCCGCGCATGCCGATAATGGCGCGCGGATCGGCTATGATCCCTGGCTCCACACCCGCCAATGGGTGAAGTCAGCGGAAAAGGCGCTCGCGGAAAAAGGCGCAGAGCTGGTCGCGGTCGATACCAATCCGATTGATGCCGTATGGCCGGACAAGCCTTTGCCATCCGAAGCCAAGCTGATCGTCCATGAAGATAGCTATGCCGGCAAGTCATCGGCCGAAAAACGCCAGGAAATGTCAGATTCCATGGCCGAGAAGGGTGTTGATGCAGCGGTGTTGGCGGCGCTCGATTCGATTGCCTGGACGCTGAATGTGCGCGGTGCGGATGTCGATCATACGCCGGTCGCGCTCGCCTATGCCGTCGTTCACAAGGATGCGACCGCGGATCTCTATGTCGAACCCGACAAGATGAGCGAGGATGTGTTGCGCCATCTTGGCAATGGCGTGCGCGTCCATGATCGCAGCGCCTTCAAGGGTTCGCTAGCGAGCTTCAAGGGCAAGAAGGTGATCGCCGATCCTGAGCGCGCGGTGTCGGCAATCTTCCAGGCGCTGGATGATGGCGGCGCAACGATCATGGCCGAGACCGAGCCGGCTGTGCTTCCCAAGGCGATCAAGAATGCCGTTGAGCTGCAAGGCTCCCGGGATTCCCATGAACGCGATGGCGCGGCATTGGTCCGCTTCCTCCACTGGCTGTCGCTGGAGGCGCCCAAGGGCGGTGTTACCGAAATGTCTGCGGCCAAGCGGCTGCAACAGTTTCGCGAGGAAAATCCGCTGCTCCGTGATCTCTCCTTCGATGCGATTTCGGGGACGGGCCCGCATGCCGCGCTCCCGCATTACCGGGTGACCGAGGAATCGAGCCTGCCGCTGGAGATGGACCAGATCTACCTCGTCGATTCCGGTGGCCAATATCCGGATGGCACCACCGATGTGACCCGCACCGTGATCATCGGCACGCCGACTGACGAGATGCGCGATCGCTTCACCCGGGTGCTGAAGGGCCATATCGCGCTCGCCACCGCGCTCTTCCCGCTCGCGACCCGCGGCAGCCAGCTCGACAGCTTTGCGCGCATGCATCTGTGGCAGGCGGGCCTCGATTATATGCATGGCACCGGCCATGGCGTTGGCAGCTTCCTTGGCGTGCATGAAGGCCCGCAACGGATCAGCGCGGCCAACTATCCAGGCAGCGGCTGGGACGAGCCGCTCCATGCCGGGATGATCCTCTCCAATGAACCCGGCTATTACAAGGCTGGCGAATATGGCATCCGCATCGAAAATCTCGTGGCGGTCGAAGAGCGCGAAATCGAGGGCGGCGAAGCCACCATGCTCGGCTTTGAAACGCTCACCTTCGCGCCGATCGATCACAAGCTGATCGACACCAACCTTCTGAGCCCCGCCGAACGCGATTGGGTGGATGGCTATCATGCCGATGTGATTGCCAAGATCGGGCCGCATCTCGATGATGCCACCGCCGCCTGGCTCGGTGAGGTGTGCGCGCCGCTCGACTGA
- a CDS encoding acyl-CoA carboxylase subunit beta: protein MSWQSEVDEIKKRRAAALEQGGEETVARQHEKGRLTIRERIDALIDPDSFDEIGKMAGGAEYGSNGELIDFTPANFVLGFATIDGRRVLVGGEDFTIKGGSPSQAGLRKSVYTEDLALQSKVPLIRLHEGAGGSVGGSGGPSVPGPVFAPSRFKSVAETLTTIPVASAGLGAVAGLPAARLVSSHFSVMSKSTAQILVAGPAVVERAMGEKLTKDELGGAQVHTRNGTVDNGAEDERAALSQIRHFLSYMPNNVWDLAPVKPNDDPVDRMEEDLLHIVPRERRRAFDMRKLLSLVLDRESFFEMGPGYGRGQITGLARLNGQPVGIWANDGRHLAGSMTADGARKAERFIKLCETFSLPIVAFVDEPGFMIGSKAEKEATIRAGARTVLTAAMTSVPWASVMVRRSFGVAQAAHYGPESYVLAWPSAESGPLPVEGGVAVAFHREIAAAEDPDAKRKELEDMLAARQSPFPRGEALSVHELIDPRETRPMLCRWIDRVQPLLPDLLGPSAIPYSP from the coding sequence ATGAGCTGGCAATCCGAAGTTGATGAAATCAAGAAGCGTCGCGCCGCGGCGCTCGAGCAAGGCGGCGAAGAGACGGTTGCGCGCCAGCATGAAAAGGGGCGCCTGACGATCAGAGAGCGTATCGACGCGCTGATTGATCCCGATAGTTTCGATGAAATTGGCAAGATGGCGGGCGGCGCTGAATATGGGTCAAATGGAGAGCTAATAGACTTCACTCCGGCCAATTTTGTCCTTGGCTTTGCCACGATCGACGGGCGACGCGTGCTCGTCGGCGGCGAGGATTTTACGATCAAGGGCGGTTCGCCATCCCAGGCCGGATTGCGCAAGTCGGTCTATACCGAAGATCTCGCGCTCCAGAGCAAAGTGCCCCTCATCCGCTTGCATGAAGGCGCTGGCGGCAGTGTCGGCGGATCGGGTGGGCCCAGTGTGCCAGGCCCCGTATTTGCGCCGTCGCGATTCAAATCCGTGGCCGAAACCCTTACCACCATTCCTGTCGCCTCCGCCGGCCTTGGTGCGGTGGCTGGATTGCCGGCCGCAAGACTGGTGTCGTCTCATTTTTCGGTCATGTCGAAATCGACGGCACAGATATTGGTCGCCGGACCGGCTGTCGTCGAACGCGCAATGGGGGAGAAGCTTACCAAGGACGAACTTGGCGGCGCCCAAGTCCATACGCGCAATGGAACGGTCGATAATGGCGCCGAGGATGAGCGGGCCGCTCTTTCGCAAATTCGGCATTTCCTGTCCTATATGCCCAACAATGTCTGGGACCTGGCACCGGTTAAGCCCAACGACGATCCTGTCGATCGGATGGAAGAGGATCTCCTCCATATCGTTCCGCGCGAACGCCGCCGTGCCTTCGATATGCGGAAACTTCTCTCCTTGGTGCTTGATCGGGAGAGCTTTTTTGAAATGGGGCCGGGCTATGGCCGGGGCCAGATTACAGGATTGGCGCGGCTGAACGGCCAGCCGGTTGGGATTTGGGCCAATGATGGACGCCATCTGGCCGGTTCGATGACCGCTGATGGCGCAAGAAAGGCCGAACGGTTCATCAAATTGTGCGAAACATTTTCCCTTCCCATCGTCGCTTTTGTGGATGAGCCCGGATTCATGATCGGTTCGAAGGCCGAGAAAGAGGCAACGATCCGGGCCGGCGCGCGGACCGTTTTGACAGCCGCGATGACCAGCGTTCCATGGGCTTCGGTCATGGTTCGAAGAAGCTTTGGGGTCGCACAGGCCGCCCATTACGGACCCGAATCCTATGTCCTGGCCTGGCCATCGGCAGAAAGTGGGCCGCTCCCGGTGGAGGGCGGCGTCGCAGTTGCCTTTCATCGCGAGATTGCTGCAGCGGAAGATCCCGATGCCAAACGCAAGGAACTTGAAGACATGTTGGCCGCGCGCCAATCGCCATTCCCGCGTGGCGAAGCGCTTTCGGTCCATGAACTCATCGATCCGCGTGAAACCCGCCCCATGCTGTGTCGGTGGATAGATCGCGTGCAGCCGCTGCTGCCGGATTTACTCGGCCCCAGCGCAATTCCGTATAGCCCCTAA
- a CDS encoding acetyl-CoA carboxylase biotin carboxyl carrier protein subunit, with protein sequence MASHGIELETSGSVWKTLVKVGDQVSEGQELFILEVMKMEVPYTAPASGTVAELGVSEGDVVEEGQRAAVIEAE encoded by the coding sequence ATGGCATCACATGGTATTGAACTTGAAACGAGTGGCAGTGTTTGGAAGACGCTCGTCAAAGTCGGCGACCAAGTGTCCGAAGGCCAGGAGCTGTTCATTCTGGAAGTCATGAAAATGGAAGTACCCTATACCGCTCCCGCTTCGGGGACCGTGGCCGAGCTTGGCGTGTCCGAGGGCGATGTTGTCGAAGAAGGCCAACGTGCGGCGGTTATCGAAGCGGAGTAG
- a CDS encoding acyl-CoA dehydrogenase family protein: MDFSFTDEQQMLRDSVGKFLEKSYDFDTRQELVRSDAPWSAEAWQQFAEFGLLALPFSEDQGGLGGSISDCVAFAELFGKHLVVEPYVASILLGGTALAVSANESAQQWLEKVQSGEAIAGFAFEEGRGTPALDQTRMVATPADGSFTLTGEKRTVMAGAEADILVVVARKGETGEPALFVVEQGSDGFAARSFTTIDGRSAANIMFEAVPALEITDDRELIERILNHAIIVHCAEAVGAMSALLSTTGEYAMTRKQFGVPIGSFQAVAHRLADMKIAYTKARSTLIYTTALVESGAASSRDIAILKGQTGKLGQAIGEAAIQTHGGVGMTDELNVSHYHKRLLALDAQFGAHGFHLRMVGQG, translated from the coding sequence ATGGATTTCAGCTTCACAGACGAACAGCAGATGCTGCGCGACAGCGTCGGCAAGTTTCTGGAAAAGAGCTATGATTTCGATACGCGCCAGGAACTGGTGCGCTCAGACGCGCCATGGTCTGCCGAGGCGTGGCAACAATTTGCCGAGTTCGGCCTGTTGGCGCTGCCGTTCAGCGAAGACCAAGGCGGACTGGGTGGATCGATCTCCGATTGCGTCGCCTTTGCCGAACTGTTCGGCAAGCACCTGGTAGTCGAGCCCTATGTCGCCTCCATATTGCTCGGTGGCACGGCACTGGCGGTAAGCGCCAATGAGAGTGCGCAGCAATGGCTGGAGAAGGTGCAATCGGGCGAGGCCATTGCGGGTTTTGCATTCGAGGAAGGCCGTGGCACGCCCGCGCTCGACCAGACACGCATGGTGGCCACACCCGCTGACGGCAGCTTCACCCTCACAGGCGAAAAACGCACCGTCATGGCAGGGGCCGAAGCGGATATCCTGGTCGTGGTCGCGCGGAAAGGCGAAACTGGCGAGCCGGCGCTGTTTGTGGTCGAGCAAGGCAGTGATGGGTTTGCGGCGCGCAGCTTCACCACCATTGATGGGCGCAGCGCCGCAAATATCATGTTTGAAGCGGTTCCGGCGCTGGAAATAACGGATGATCGCGAACTGATTGAGCGCATACTGAACCATGCCATCATCGTCCACTGTGCCGAGGCAGTGGGCGCGATGAGCGCCCTGCTCTCGACGACCGGCGAATATGCCATGACCCGCAAGCAATTTGGGGTTCCGATCGGGTCCTTTCAGGCTGTCGCCCACCGGCTGGCAGATATGAAAATCGCCTACACCAAGGCGCGATCAACGCTGATCTATACGACCGCTCTCGTTGAATCCGGTGCGGCGTCTTCGCGCGACATCGCCATCCTGAAAGGGCAGACCGGTAAGCTGGGCCAAGCCATTGGCGAGGCGGCTATCCAGACGCATGGCGGTGTGGGCATGACGGACGAGCTGAATGTCAGCCATTATCACAAACGCCTTCTTGCCCTCGACGCCCAATTTGGCGCGCATGGTTTTCACCTGAGAATGGTGGGCCAGGGCTGA
- a CDS encoding acyl-CoA dehydrogenase family protein — MNIDFAPELEAFRAEVADFFASAPTPAIREAGRKTTSVFAPFKECMEWHRILFEKGWIAPHWPAEHGGTGWSVEQRFIFAEEYRKADLPPLLPQSLGMVGPLLIDIGTQAQKDRYLPDILNGNDFWAQGYSEPGSGSDLASLSCRAEPDGDDYVINGSKIWTTYAHHANRMFMLVRTSKEGKKQQGITFLLLDRMDYPGMDVRPIVGLDGFPEQCEVFFDNVRVPQSGRVGEENDGWSVAKHLLKHERGGGNAASPTLTRYCQRAREAAAETRSPFGGMLADDPVFQQEMGELEADIATLGHFEKLAISGHEIARDPAFPSMNKTMNSELVQRASTVMMQVSGVDGLARQLEALRVGSNVEPLGSEFDLISMPLYLNSRATTIYAGSNEVQRDLIARTAVGS, encoded by the coding sequence GTGAACATTGATTTTGCTCCAGAGCTGGAGGCCTTCCGGGCCGAGGTGGCTGATTTCTTTGCGAGCGCGCCGACGCCCGCCATTCGCGAGGCGGGACGCAAGACGACCAGCGTTTTTGCGCCGTTCAAAGAATGTATGGAATGGCACCGCATCCTGTTCGAAAAGGGGTGGATCGCGCCGCACTGGCCGGCTGAACATGGCGGGACAGGATGGAGCGTCGAGCAACGCTTCATCTTCGCCGAGGAATATCGCAAGGCCGATCTGCCGCCGTTGCTGCCACAGAGCCTTGGCATGGTCGGGCCGCTGCTGATCGATATCGGGACGCAAGCGCAGAAGGACAGGTACCTGCCCGACATCCTGAATGGCAATGATTTCTGGGCGCAGGGCTATTCAGAGCCGGGCTCCGGTTCTGACTTGGCGTCACTGAGCTGCCGCGCAGAACCAGATGGCGATGATTATGTCATCAACGGTTCGAAGATCTGGACCACCTATGCCCATCACGCCAACCGCATGTTCATGCTGGTGCGCACCAGCAAAGAGGGCAAGAAGCAGCAGGGCATCACCTTCCTGCTGCTCGACCGGATGGACTATCCCGGCATGGATGTGCGCCCGATTGTCGGCCTCGATGGCTTCCCCGAACAATGCGAAGTGTTTTTCGACAATGTGCGCGTGCCGCAATCAGGCAGGGTCGGCGAGGAAAATGACGGATGGAGCGTTGCCAAGCATCTTTTGAAGCATGAGCGCGGCGGCGGTAATGCTGCCAGTCCGACGCTCACCCGATATTGCCAACGCGCCCGCGAAGCAGCGGCTGAAACCCGGTCGCCCTTTGGCGGGATGCTGGCCGATGATCCCGTATTCCAGCAGGAAATGGGCGAGCTCGAAGCGGATATCGCCACGCTCGGGCATTTCGAGAAACTGGCCATCAGCGGTCATGAGATCGCCCGCGATCCAGCCTTCCCATCCATGAACAAGACGATGAATTCCGAACTGGTACAGCGCGCATCAACCGTGATGATGCAGGTCTCCGGCGTTGACGGCCTGGCGCGACAACTCGAAGCGCTCAGGGTGGGATCGAATGTCGAACCGCTGGGTAGCGAGTTCGACCTGATCAGCATGCCGCTCTACCTGAACAGCCGTGCAACCACGATATATGCCGGCTCGAACGAAGTGCAGCGCGATCTGATCGCCCGCACGGCTGTGGGGAGCTGA